One stretch of Corynebacterium imitans DNA includes these proteins:
- a CDS encoding DNA polymerase III subunit delta' yields MNLPQFRSVAERLADAPNVREVILAAASAAREQLLIDGTRQDYAMTHSWLFTGPPGSGRSQAVLAFAAALVCTDPNEVGCGRCKGCRDALAGQHTDIVHVVPKELIIKTEYIREIVAQAARMPTVAPYRVLIIENADRLHPAAADALLKTVEEPPERTVIILLAPSTDPEDFSQTLRSRCRHLYIPSPSEAELVHILMQEEGATEHDARLAAATSLRHVGRARLLVRSPEIQQRRAQAINMAELIFQGAYAFQAVGSLIKATEKEAVDSYAEEDAAERAKLEQALGMGAKGKGAAKALRGAASSLKELEARQKARSTRRKRDVFDLVLVDLAGVYRDALVVQSGADVPLTHPDFEPLARELAERVPASDLVACLDAIAQCRARLHQSVTPAVAFNGMIGHLRVACGVR; encoded by the coding sequence GTGAACCTGCCCCAGTTTCGAAGTGTTGCCGAGCGCCTCGCGGATGCGCCCAATGTCCGCGAGGTCATCCTCGCCGCGGCCAGCGCGGCAAGGGAGCAATTGCTTATCGACGGCACCCGCCAGGACTACGCCATGACCCACTCCTGGCTCTTTACCGGCCCACCCGGCTCGGGCCGTTCGCAGGCCGTGCTGGCCTTCGCCGCCGCGCTCGTATGCACGGACCCAAACGAGGTTGGGTGCGGGCGGTGTAAGGGCTGCCGTGACGCGCTCGCGGGCCAGCACACCGACATCGTGCACGTGGTGCCGAAGGAGCTGATTATTAAGACGGAGTACATCCGCGAGATCGTCGCCCAGGCGGCTCGGATGCCCACTGTTGCCCCGTACCGCGTCCTGATCATCGAAAACGCGGACCGCCTCCACCCGGCCGCCGCGGACGCCCTGCTGAAGACGGTGGAGGAGCCACCCGAGCGCACCGTGATCATCCTGCTCGCGCCGTCGACAGACCCGGAAGACTTCTCCCAGACGCTGCGCTCGCGCTGCCGACACCTCTATATCCCTTCGCCGTCCGAGGCGGAGCTGGTGCACATCCTCATGCAGGAGGAGGGCGCCACCGAGCACGACGCGCGCCTGGCCGCGGCGACCTCGCTGCGCCACGTCGGCCGCGCGCGCCTCTTGGTGCGCAGCCCCGAGATCCAGCAGCGCCGCGCGCAGGCCATCAACATGGCCGAGCTGATTTTCCAGGGTGCCTACGCCTTCCAGGCGGTCGGCTCGCTGATCAAGGCGACCGAGAAGGAAGCAGTGGACTCGTACGCCGAGGAAGACGCCGCGGAGCGCGCCAAACTTGAGCAGGCCCTCGGCATGGGCGCGAAGGGCAAGGGCGCGGCGAAGGCGCTGCGCGGGGCGGCGAGTTCCCTCAAGGAGCTGGAGGCTCGGCAGAAGGCGCGCAGCACTCGCCGCAAGCGCGACGTCTTCGACCTGGTGTTGGTGGATCTTGCCGGCGTATACCGCGATGCGCTGGTGGTGCAGTCGGGTGCCGACGTCCCGCTGACCCACCCCGATTTCGAACCGCTCGCCCGCGAGCTCGCCGAACGCGTCCCTGCCTCCGACCTGGTCGCCTGCCTTGACGCGATCGCCCAGTGCCGTGCGCGCCTGCACCAGTCGGTGACGCCGGCCGTGGCGTTCAACGGCATGATCGGGCACCTGCGCGTCGCCTGCGGCGTGCGCTGA
- a CDS encoding IS1249 family transposase — translation MPTQHRKRKHNRPLCPACEHTATKMGTTSSGTQRWRCTHCGHTFTNPNTAKTSAYRFSVFIDWITGQRPLDAVAAAHNVSRRTLIRWFTYFWFIIVPCKPDPYRVYDQLFIDGTYFHKKCLLVAATSEHVVAWHWCTRETAYDYAKLFDLIAEPLVVTTDGSGGAHKAIKQCWPNAAIQRCLVHVRRDTIKDTTRQPTLTAHKALLRLGNQLTHITTRDQAIDWALRLNRFHDLYGDWLKDRTYRNQVAPEEIPKRIRDNQQWWYTHPRARRAYRRFERLYQQGHLFVWLNPPHRTTTELKTTTNSLEGGVNAQLKHLARAHRGAFDEHQRIIMDWWLYLHTQHHDDPLALAIEQDFGHAGYAHARQAHMRERDQANSPDGRPKVYDTGIDTDFNPSWAIRHGWAGRS, via the coding sequence ATGCCAACTCAACACAGAAAGAGAAAACACAACAGGCCCCTATGCCCGGCATGCGAGCACACCGCCACAAAAATGGGCACCACCTCCAGCGGAACACAGCGATGGCGCTGCACACACTGCGGGCACACCTTCACCAACCCCAACACGGCCAAGACCAGCGCATATCGGTTTTCCGTCTTCATCGATTGGATCACCGGCCAACGCCCCCTCGACGCTGTAGCTGCTGCACACAACGTCTCCAGGCGCACACTGATCCGCTGGTTCACCTACTTCTGGTTCATCATTGTCCCGTGCAAACCAGACCCGTACCGCGTCTACGACCAGCTCTTTATCGACGGGACCTACTTCCACAAGAAATGCCTGCTTGTCGCTGCAACCAGCGAGCACGTCGTCGCCTGGCACTGGTGCACACGAGAAACCGCCTACGACTACGCCAAACTCTTCGACCTGATCGCCGAACCCCTAGTCGTGACTACAGACGGCTCCGGTGGCGCCCACAAAGCCATCAAACAATGCTGGCCAAACGCTGCTATCCAACGCTGCCTCGTCCACGTACGCCGCGACACCATCAAAGACACCACACGCCAACCAACACTTACCGCCCACAAAGCACTGCTTCGCCTCGGCAACCAGCTGACCCACATCACCACCCGCGATCAGGCAATTGACTGGGCACTTCGCCTCAACCGCTTCCATGACCTCTACGGTGACTGGCTCAAAGACCGCACCTACCGCAACCAAGTCGCCCCAGAGGAGATCCCAAAACGCATCCGCGACAACCAGCAATGGTGGTACACCCATCCCAGAGCCCGCAGAGCCTACCGCCGGTTCGAGCGCCTCTACCAACAAGGCCACCTCTTCGTCTGGCTCAACCCACCACACCGCACCACAACCGAGTTGAAGACCACCACAAACAGCCTGGAAGGCGGCGTGAACGCACAGCTGAAACACCTTGCCCGAGCCCACCGCGGCGCATTTGACGAACACCAACGAATCATCATGGACTGGTGGCTCTACCTGCACACCCAACACCACGATGACCCGCTGGCGCTAGCAATCGAGCAAGACTTCGGCCACGCAGGCTACGCACACGCCCGCCAGGCACACATGCGTGAACGCGACCAAGCCAACTCACCCGACGGCCGGCCGAAAGTCTACGACACCGGCATCGACACCGACTTCAACCCCTCCTGGGCCATCCGACACGGCTGGGCAGGACGCTCATAA
- a CDS encoding MFS transporter translates to MTRATYALTLAFLITAGWSANHFASVLVLLRRDHDVSAVLANSAYGIYAVGLFPSLLIGGWVADRFGSRPAVIAGTVIAAAGNVYLMLGIPGHGLLLGRFIVGLGVGLVVSAGTAWAGRLRGASGATAAGIALTTGFMLGPVSSGVVAHLAADAVKVPFVVPIVMAVGVMVASISMRDVGAPAVTQTAEARPAHSEAKALATAVPMGIWVFASITTAMVVLAGRTDFAIGAAFMPGVAAVLGFSVALAMQALARRGQWGPRAGVVGALGATGGMALIAVGGAQPSAAVFLAATALLGLAYGLCLREGLLDVDEYTPPEKRGRVIGLYYVATYIGFGISPLIAWITPRVGPSLPFAVFAVLAACSALIRSAQIRRGYLVRGVVGG, encoded by the coding sequence ATGACGCGCGCCACGTACGCGCTCACCCTGGCGTTCCTCATCACCGCCGGGTGGTCGGCGAACCACTTCGCGTCGGTGCTGGTGCTGCTGCGCCGCGACCACGACGTCTCCGCCGTGTTGGCCAACAGCGCGTACGGCATCTACGCGGTTGGGCTCTTCCCCAGCCTGCTCATCGGCGGGTGGGTCGCCGACCGCTTCGGGTCACGGCCCGCCGTGATTGCGGGCACCGTCATCGCGGCCGCGGGCAACGTCTACCTCATGCTGGGCATCCCCGGGCACGGGTTGCTCCTCGGCCGCTTCATCGTCGGACTTGGGGTGGGTCTAGTCGTCAGCGCTGGCACTGCCTGGGCCGGCAGGCTCCGCGGTGCCAGTGGTGCCACCGCTGCGGGCATCGCCCTGACCACCGGATTCATGCTGGGTCCGGTCTCCTCCGGCGTGGTCGCCCACCTGGCCGCGGACGCGGTCAAAGTCCCGTTCGTGGTGCCGATTGTGATGGCTGTGGGGGTGATGGTGGCGTCGATTAGCATGCGCGACGTTGGCGCGCCTGCGGTGACGCAGACGGCTGAGGCTCGTCCCGCGCACAGCGAGGCCAAGGCGCTCGCGACTGCCGTGCCGATGGGGATATGGGTCTTCGCCTCAATCACGACGGCGATGGTGGTGCTGGCCGGGCGCACCGACTTTGCCATCGGCGCGGCATTCATGCCCGGCGTAGCCGCGGTGCTGGGTTTTAGCGTGGCGCTGGCCATGCAGGCGCTCGCGCGGCGCGGGCAGTGGGGGCCGCGCGCAGGCGTGGTCGGGGCCCTCGGCGCGACCGGCGGCATGGCACTCATCGCGGTTGGCGGGGCGCAGCCTTCCGCCGCCGTGTTCCTGGCTGCCACCGCGCTGCTCGGGCTGGCGTACGGGCTGTGCCTGCGCGAGGGGCTTCTCGACGTCGACGAGTACACCCCGCCCGAGAAACGCGGCCGCGTCATCGGGCTGTACTACGTGGCCACCTACATCGGGTTCGGGATCTCGCCGCTGATCGCGTGGATCACGCCGCGCGTCGGGCCGAGCCTGCCGTTTGCGGTGTTCGCCGTGCTGGCCGCGTGCTCCGCGCTCATCCGCAGCGCGCAGATTCGGCGCGGGTACCTGGTGCGCGGGGTTGTTGGGGGTTGA
- a CDS encoding AMP-binding protein — translation MHKPALTPSRVAFTARSTVRFLRAANRAGLISGEGGPKAMLALAPNLARYHFTTAREVEQGAAAVPERTALIDDDGLLSYRQLRDQSRTLGRWLLQVQQDKGLDALRIGVMARNGRGIILPLAAKGYTGGTIFLLNIGSSPEQLAGIIAENNIDILFIDDEFADRIPEGIEHVTRVWAHTTLDHGDELTQAGIIARGTRGLPKLPLFPKHGDMVLMSSGTSGIPKGILRPEPKMPLVVAGYLEAMPFRSGHTIQMTASIFHTWGWSALNITLGVRGTVVTQRVFDPENVFRQLQQYRCDGLMSSPIFFKQMLDIPDNERFDTSHLKFIGSAGNALTPAIVERMHERFGPTLANIYGSTELALAAAADPALLASDASVAGRVPPGTVLKLYDDEGNEVPQGEVGRIFLNNETALRGYTNPETPLVTIDGLVEMGDLGYFDEHGYLHVLSRNDDMIIVGGENVHPQSVTEVLERMPGVDELHSGGVDDPDTFKRIAVWVVPERSEAGRRLTAQAVRDWVRANLADHSIPRDVNFIDKLPRNATGKVVPRLLPESRRED, via the coding sequence ATGCACAAACCCGCGCTGACCCCCTCCCGCGTCGCGTTCACTGCGCGCTCCACCGTGCGCTTCCTGCGCGCCGCCAACCGCGCCGGCCTCATCAGCGGCGAGGGCGGCCCGAAAGCCATGCTCGCCCTCGCACCCAACCTCGCGCGCTACCACTTCACCACCGCCCGCGAGGTCGAGCAGGGTGCAGCAGCAGTGCCCGAGCGCACCGCGCTTATCGACGACGACGGGCTCCTCTCCTACCGCCAACTCCGCGATCAATCGCGCACACTCGGCCGCTGGCTCCTTCAAGTCCAGCAGGACAAGGGCCTCGACGCTTTACGCATCGGTGTCATGGCACGTAACGGCCGCGGCATCATCCTGCCGCTTGCCGCAAAGGGCTACACCGGCGGCACGATCTTCCTGCTCAACATCGGCTCTTCCCCCGAGCAGCTCGCCGGGATTATCGCGGAAAACAACATTGACATCCTGTTCATCGACGACGAGTTCGCCGACCGCATCCCCGAAGGCATCGAGCACGTCACGCGCGTGTGGGCGCACACCACCCTCGACCACGGCGACGAGCTGACTCAGGCCGGCATCATCGCCCGCGGCACGCGCGGCTTGCCAAAGCTGCCGCTGTTCCCCAAGCACGGCGACATGGTGCTCATGTCTTCCGGCACCTCCGGTATCCCCAAGGGCATTTTGCGCCCGGAACCGAAGATGCCGCTCGTGGTCGCCGGCTACCTCGAGGCCATGCCGTTTCGCTCCGGCCACACCATCCAGATGACGGCGTCCATCTTCCACACCTGGGGCTGGTCGGCGCTCAACATCACGCTCGGCGTGCGCGGCACCGTGGTCACCCAGCGCGTCTTCGACCCTGAAAACGTCTTCCGCCAGCTGCAGCAGTACCGCTGCGACGGGTTGATGTCCTCCCCCATCTTCTTCAAGCAGATGCTGGACATCCCCGACAACGAGCGATTCGACACCTCGCACCTCAAGTTCATCGGCTCCGCCGGCAACGCGCTGACCCCGGCGATCGTCGAGCGCATGCACGAGCGATTCGGCCCCACTCTGGCCAACATCTACGGCTCGACCGAGCTCGCGCTTGCCGCAGCCGCTGACCCCGCACTCCTGGCGAGCGACGCCTCCGTCGCCGGCCGCGTCCCGCCGGGCACAGTGCTCAAGCTTTACGACGACGAGGGCAACGAGGTCCCCCAAGGCGAAGTCGGCCGCATCTTCCTTAACAACGAAACGGCACTTCGCGGCTACACCAACCCGGAGACCCCGCTGGTGACCATCGACGGGCTCGTGGAGATGGGCGACCTCGGCTACTTCGACGAGCACGGCTACCTGCACGTCTTAAGCCGTAACGACGACATGATCATCGTCGGCGGCGAAAACGTCCACCCCCAGTCCGTAACCGAGGTCCTCGAGCGCATGCCCGGCGTCGACGAGCTGCACTCCGGCGGCGTCGACGACCCCGACACCTTCAAACGCATCGCCGTCTGGGTCGTGCCGGAACGCTCCGAGGCCGGCAGGCGACTGACCGCCCAGGCCGTGCGCGACTGGGTCCGCGCCAACTTGGCCGACCACTCCATTCCCCGCGATGTGAACTTCATCGACAAGCTTCCGCGTAACGCGACGGGCAAGGTCGTGCCCCGCCTGCTGCCGGAAAGCCGCCGGGAGGACTAA
- a CDS encoding GDSL-type esterase/lipase family protein: MTSTRLRTTLAAICAAVLAALGVVAAPSAGAQQRNMVIFGDSVIADPSGPQWAAGKLGLDPRGSSSVTTWCPTSPTSWGKQAAARLGLPAWDYSCTGTVSIQKGPQFSSQVTRAVRDRGLNRNTARVIISTGFNDTYHNDGRNRAAFRRDFVAAMVPQINRIRAAAPNARIQIVGYPKITQGDKVCLFHIAPNVSDTTPFAAVQEWEDSAQWAQVDLARATGIEFLDLKPSTWHNNMCAPDNKRMWAGLVDFYGGPGNLPIHVNQRGHAHVARVIAAS; the protein is encoded by the coding sequence ATGACGAGCACACGCTTACGCACAACACTTGCCGCCATCTGCGCGGCCGTCCTCGCGGCACTCGGAGTCGTTGCCGCGCCAAGCGCGGGGGCGCAGCAGCGCAACATGGTGATCTTCGGTGACTCCGTCATCGCGGACCCGAGTGGCCCGCAGTGGGCGGCCGGCAAGCTTGGGCTCGACCCGCGCGGCTCATCCTCGGTGACCACGTGGTGCCCGACCTCGCCGACCAGCTGGGGCAAACAGGCCGCGGCCCGCCTCGGCCTGCCTGCCTGGGATTACTCCTGCACCGGCACCGTCTCGATCCAGAAGGGCCCGCAGTTTTCCTCGCAGGTCACCCGCGCCGTGCGCGACCGTGGGCTCAACCGCAATACCGCCCGCGTGATCATCTCCACCGGGTTCAACGACACCTACCACAATGACGGCCGCAATCGCGCCGCTTTCCGACGCGACTTTGTCGCCGCCATGGTGCCGCAGATCAACCGCATCCGCGCCGCCGCCCCGAACGCGCGCATCCAGATTGTGGGCTACCCCAAGATCACGCAGGGCGACAAGGTTTGCCTCTTCCATATCGCGCCGAACGTGTCGGATACGACCCCGTTCGCCGCGGTGCAGGAGTGGGAGGACTCCGCGCAGTGGGCCCAGGTGGACCTGGCACGCGCAACCGGCATTGAGTTTTTGGACTTGAAGCCTTCGACCTGGCACAACAACATGTGCGCGCCCGATAATAAGCGCATGTGGGCCGGCCTGGTGGACTTCTACGGCGGGCCGGGCAACCTGCCTATCCACGTCAACCAGCGCGGCCACGCGCACGTCGCCCGCGTTATCGCCGCATCCTAA
- a CDS encoding PadR family transcriptional regulator, translated as MTFPQPWIRAFMPTAVLRRLRDGPAHGYAIAQSLESLGFGRPKGGSLYPVLGKLEDAGLIQAHWTQSESGPGRKTYAITAEGEAELATHSAQLDQLRASLFNDPATRKDTK; from the coding sequence ATGACATTCCCCCAACCGTGGATCCGCGCGTTCATGCCAACCGCGGTGCTGCGCCGCCTTCGCGACGGCCCCGCGCACGGCTACGCCATCGCGCAATCGCTCGAGTCGCTCGGCTTCGGCAGGCCAAAGGGCGGCTCCCTCTATCCCGTGCTCGGCAAGCTCGAGGACGCCGGACTCATCCAGGCCCACTGGACCCAAAGCGAGAGCGGCCCGGGCCGAAAAACCTACGCGATTACCGCCGAGGGCGAGGCTGAGCTCGCTACCCACAGCGCACAGCTCGACCAGCTCCGTGCTTCGCTTTTTAACGACCCCGCTACCCGAAAGGACACGAAATGA